In Gemmatimonadota bacterium, the genomic window GCTTCGTACCCTCGCGCTTGCGGGCGCATCGCTCGGCCTCGTGCTGGGACTGACGCTCGGAGGCGCGCTGCGCGCGGCGTGGCCGGGAGTGTTGCTGCGAGACGCATTGACACCGGACGCTGTGATCTCTGTGGCGGTCGCGCTTGCCGTGTTGGCTGGTGTTGCCGGTCTTGCTCACATCGGGATCGGAATCAAGCTCGGGCGGGGTCCGGAAGCGGCGGCTTCCCTGCGCGCTGGCTCGCGCATGACGGCAGACCCCGGGGCGGTCTTTTTCCGACGTGCCGTCCCCGCGGTTCACACCGCCGTCGCTGGGACCGCTCTGGTGGGGGCGGTCGCGCTCTCGGCGGCGATCGAGGCTCCCCGGGCCGCGGAGCTCGACCAGAAGCAAGTGATGGTCATCGGCGGCACGGCCCCGTCCGCCGGCGCCTGGTCCGCGTTGCTGGAGTCGGTAGCGGCTCTGCCGGACCTCGCCTCCGAGAGCATCTCGAGCACCGGCGCACTGCTGGGTCTGGGGGTGCGGGATCACGTCACCACCCAGTGCGGGATGTGCGTGCGTGGCGGCATGCTGGTTCCCATGTGGGGCGCGGTGGCCGACCACCATTCGGTCGGGCCGGGTTACTTCGCGTTGGCGGACATCGAGCTACTGCAAGGGCGTGCGTTCGACGCGTCGGATGCGCTAGGCGCTGAGCCGGTGGCGATCGTCAGCGAGACGTTTGCGCGCAGCTCCTTTGAAGCCGGCAGACCGCTCGGTAAGAAGATCAAGCTTGGGCGAACGTTGGACGACTGGTATACGGTCGTCGGAGTCGTGGCGGATCTCCGGGTGCCTGTGCTCGGCGCCGATGACCTGCCGCGCGAGGCCCTCTACCTGAGCGCGCTGCAGAGGCCGGCGCGCACCGGTCACCTGCTGGTTCGCGGCGAGCTGGAGGCGATCGACGCCGCTCACGGTCGAATGGTGCTGGCTGGCTTTTCACCCAGTGAGCCCCGAACGCTCGCGCAGTTCCGAGCCGATGAAACGGTCGTGCTCCGGTGGGTTCGCACCGTGGCCGTCCTCCTCTCCGGTCTCGTCCTCCTGTTCGCGGTGCACGGGGTGCATGTCACAGCACTCCAGGTGACACGGCGACGCTGGCGTGAGCTCGCGATCCGGCGCGCGGTCGGCGCGGGAAGTGGACGCATCGTCGCGCATGTGCTGGGAGAGCGCGTCCGCGTCGGTCTATGGGGCGTAGCGGGTATGGTATTTTGGGGAACGATGCTGGTGGCGTTCCTGCGGAAAGCAGCCGGGATGGAGTCGGTAGGGCCGACACCGTACTTCGTCATCGCTGGCGTCTTGATCGCCGTGGCGGTGGCTTCGTCCACCGCGGCGGCGCGGGAGGCGCTGGGGGTGGAGCCGGGGGCGGTGATGGATTAGGGGCTCCCCGGAGCCCTCTCCACCCTCCGGGTGTTCGAGCGTCGAATCCGGCCCCATACTTAGGCGTTGCCCGGAACCCGGCAGGAGACCCTCGATGATCATCCGGACTCGCAAGCCCAGTGACATCCGCTCTTCGGAGATCACGCCCGAAGATGTCTATGTGAACCGGCGGCACTTCATACGGAACGCAGCTCTCGGCGTGGCAGCGTTGGGGCTCGCTCCCAGGACGTTACGTGCGCTCGACCGCGGCCCGCGCCAACAGATCCCGGCCCGCTTCGCGAACATGAAGTCCGAGCTCGGTGAGGATTTGAATCCGTACTCGGACGTCACGACGTACAACAACTTCTACGAGTTTGGCTCACGCAAAGAGGACCCGAGCCGGAACTCCGGCGACTTCCAGCCGCAACCGTGGACGGTCCGGATCGAGGGGCACGTCAACAAGCCGGGCGACTATCAGCTCGAGAACTTCATCGGGCCGAGCAACATGGAGGATCGGGTCTATCGCATGCGCTGCGTGGAGGCGTGGTCGATCGTCGTGCCCTGGCGCGGCTTTCCGCTCTCCGACGTGATCAACCGAGCGGAGCCGACGGGTGACGCCAAATTCATCGAGTTCAAGACGGTCGTGCGCCCGGAGGAGATGCCGGGGCAGCGCACGCGCATGCTCGATTGGCCCTACGTCGAGGGGCTGCGCATGGACGAGGCGATGAACCCGCTCACGCTCATGACGACCGGCGTGTACGGCATGGATCTGCCGAACCAGAACGGCGCACCGCTCCGGCTCATCATGCCGTGGAAGTACGGCTTCAAGGGCATCAAGTCGATCGTGAGCATGAACTTCGTCGAAGAGATGCCACGCAACACGTGGTGGGTGCAGAACCGGCGCGAGTACGGCTTCTACGCCAACGTGAATCCTGAGGTCGATCACCCGCGCTGGACTCAGGCGCGCGAGCGCCGTCTCGGCGAAATCCGCCGGCGCCCGACGCTCATGTTCAACGGGTACGCCGACCAGGTCCAGTCGATGTACGCAGGCATGGATCTCACCCGTTGGATTTAGGGCGGAGATAGCGCCGAACGGTTCATGGATCAGAAGAAGGCGATCTTCCGCCTGAAGGTCGTTCTCTGGCTCAGTGCGTTGGCACCGGTCGCGTGGCTAGGCGCGGCCTTCTTGCTCGACAGACTCGACACGAACCCGATCGAGAGGCTGACGCTCGGCGCGAACCCGATCGAGAAGCTCACTCACGTCACCGGCATGACGACGCTCGTGCTGCTGCTGATCACGCTGTCGGTCACGCCGATCCGCAGACTCACCGGCTGGAACCGGGTCATCAAGCTGCGCCGACCGCTCGGTCTCTTCGCCTTCTTCTACGC contains:
- a CDS encoding ABC transporter permease; its protein translation is MTHDRRMPTGGTLASLAAAAGLLVGLRTIASYELPRPAILLGIEPMAREGLGVLWSHRASWPAEFQAVALERLVGLLAALVLATIAVATLNAVILLAENAADRRQELAIRSAMGASPWRLVRMLLGELRTLALAGASLGLVLGLTLGGALRAAWPGVLLRDALTPDAVISVAVALAVLAGVAGLAHIGIGIKLGRGPEAAASLRAGSRMTADPGAVFFRRAVPAVHTAVAGTALVGAVALSAAIEAPRAAELDQKQVMVIGGTAPSAGAWSALLESVAALPDLASESISSTGALLGLGVRDHVTTQCGMCVRGGMLVPMWGAVADHHSVGPGYFALADIELLQGRAFDASDALGAEPVAIVSETFARSSFEAGRPLGKKIKLGRTLDDWYTVVGVVADLRVPVLGADDLPREALYLSALQRPARTGHLLVRGELEAIDAAHGRMVLAGFSPSEPRTLAQFRADETVVLRWVRTVAVLLSGLVLLFAVHGVHVTALQVTRRRWRELAIRRAVGAGSGRIVAHVLGERVRVGLWGVAGMVFWGTMLVAFLRKAAGMESVGPTPYFVIAGVLIAVAVASSTAAAREALGVEPGAVMD
- the msrP gene encoding protein-methionine-sulfoxide reductase catalytic subunit MsrP yields the protein MRTRKPSDIRSSEITPEDVYVNRRHFIRNAALGVAALGLAPRTLRALDRGPRQQIPARFANMKSELGEDLNPYSDVTTYNNFYEFGSRKEDPSRNSGDFQPQPWTVRIEGHVNKPGDYQLENFIGPSNMEDRVYRMRCVEAWSIVVPWRGFPLSDVINRAEPTGDAKFIEFKTVVRPEEMPGQRTRMLDWPYVEGLRMDEAMNPLTLMTTGVYGMDLPNQNGAPLRLIMPWKYGFKGIKSIVSMNFVEEMPRNTWWVQNRREYGFYANVNPEVDHPRWTQARERRLGEIRRRPTLMFNGYADQVQSMYAGMDLTRWI